Proteins from one Malaya genurostris strain Urasoe2022 chromosome 2, Malgen_1.1, whole genome shotgun sequence genomic window:
- the LOC131430169 gene encoding calcium-independent phospholipase A2-gamma-like isoform X2 codes for MHTFLKSSRLPISNRTGILPLGTWIEREKFPQYQKRWNQSQTLHALLDLRRKAIPVDRQRQVLRELVDKLDRAPNEKSFAIQEGAVELLKELLHSSDQAIVDNARLGLTLLGHVAPLPSPGIRILSIDGGGIRGLIVMELLRKIEKLTNRRIFELFDLVCGVSTGAILVCTLASEKNLTLDDAIHLYKKMSRKMFYRPTTLDKLTGASRLVSSHAYYDIDLYETLLKRHIGHRRIIDTCQLPNVPKLCFVSTTICEEYIDAHVFRNYTFPPNVHSVYSGSHTARLWEVVRASSAAPAYFSDFQLGGQLHQDGGILYNNPTTVAIHEAKCLWPGERMQCVVSFGTGRPRNPHSYWKDGQKIISPTILERASLSSSWKTKFLRILDSATDTEATHTILSDLLPPGHYFRFNPYLTEFLSMVEVRPEKLAQLERDTMEYYRRNEDKFELVADLLTRKRSIISTTYDSIRAAFS; via the exons ATGCATACTTTCCTAAAAA GCAGTCGATTGCCAATATCCAATCGAACCGGAATTTTACCTTTGGGGACGTGGATTGAACGAGAAAAGTTTCCCCAGTATCAAAAA CGCTGGAATCAATCTCAAACGCTTCATGCTTTGTTGGATTTGCGACGGAAGGCGATACCAGTTGATCGCCAGCGACAGGTTTTGCGTGAGCTAGTTGATAAACTCGACCGAGCACCGAACGAAAAAAGTTTTGCCATACAAGAAGGAGCGGTTGAGCTATTAAAGGAATTGCTGCACTCCTCAGACCAGGCGATTGTAGACAATGCACGACTTGGATTGACTTTGCTTGGGCATGTGGCACCGCTCCCTAGTCCGGGTATTAGAATTCTCAGTATAGATGGTGGCGGCATCCGTGGTCTTATTGTCATGGAGCTGCTTCGAAAGATTGAAAAGTTGACCAATCGAAGGATATTTGAACTTTTCGATCTAGTTTGTGGTGTGTCAACAGGAGCAATACTTGTTTGCACGCTTG CATCTGAAAAGAATCTTACGCTCGATGATGCAATCCATCTCTATAAGAAGATGAGTCGCAAAATGTTCTACCGTCCAACGACATTGGACAAACTGACAGGAGCTTCACGCCTTGTTTCAAGCCACGCTTATTACGACATAGATTTGTATGAAACATTACTGAAGCGTCATATCGGTCATCgaagaataattgatacatgtcAACTTCCTAATGTTCCAAAG CTTTGCTTTGTTTCGACGACCATTTGTGAGGAGTACATTGATGCTCATGTATTTCGAAATTATACATTCCCTCCGAACGTACATTCGGTGTACTCGGGAAGCCACACGGCGCGCTTATGGGAAGTGGTAAGGGCCTCTTCTGCGGCGCCAGCATATTTCAGTGACTTCCAGCTCGGTGGCCAGCTGCACCAGGACGGCGGAATTTTATACAACAATCCAACTACGGTTGCTATTCACGAAGCCAAATGCTTATGGCCTGGAGAGCGAATGCAGTGTGTAGTTTCTTTTGGTACGGGTAGGCCACGAAACCCACACAGTTACTGGAAAGATGGACAAAAGATTATTAGTCCAACCATACTAGAGCGAGCGTCACTTTCCAGTTCCTGGAAAACCAAGTTTCTTCGAATTCTCGATTCTGCGACAGACACAGAAG CAACTCACACCATCCTCAGTGACCTCCTGCCTCCCGGTCATTACTTTCGTTTCAATCCATATCTAACGGAGTTTCTCTCCATGGTTGAGGTACGCCCGGAAAAACTTGCTCAACTGGAACGGGATACCATGGAGTATTACAGGAGGAATGAAGATAAATTCGAATTAGTGGCTGATTTACTTACCCGGAAGCGGAGTATTATCTCAACAACATACGACTCAATTCGAGCAGCTTTTagttaa
- the LOC131430169 gene encoding calcium-independent phospholipase A2-gamma-like isoform X1 codes for MTSWKAIGSRLPISNRTGILPLGTWIEREKFPQYQKRWNQSQTLHALLDLRRKAIPVDRQRQVLRELVDKLDRAPNEKSFAIQEGAVELLKELLHSSDQAIVDNARLGLTLLGHVAPLPSPGIRILSIDGGGIRGLIVMELLRKIEKLTNRRIFELFDLVCGVSTGAILVCTLASEKNLTLDDAIHLYKKMSRKMFYRPTTLDKLTGASRLVSSHAYYDIDLYETLLKRHIGHRRIIDTCQLPNVPKLCFVSTTICEEYIDAHVFRNYTFPPNVHSVYSGSHTARLWEVVRASSAAPAYFSDFQLGGQLHQDGGILYNNPTTVAIHEAKCLWPGERMQCVVSFGTGRPRNPHSYWKDGQKIISPTILERASLSSSWKTKFLRILDSATDTEATHTILSDLLPPGHYFRFNPYLTEFLSMVEVRPEKLAQLERDTMEYYRRNEDKFELVADLLTRKRSIISTTYDSIRAAFS; via the exons ATGACAAGTTGGAAAGCAATTG GCAGTCGATTGCCAATATCCAATCGAACCGGAATTTTACCTTTGGGGACGTGGATTGAACGAGAAAAGTTTCCCCAGTATCAAAAA CGCTGGAATCAATCTCAAACGCTTCATGCTTTGTTGGATTTGCGACGGAAGGCGATACCAGTTGATCGCCAGCGACAGGTTTTGCGTGAGCTAGTTGATAAACTCGACCGAGCACCGAACGAAAAAAGTTTTGCCATACAAGAAGGAGCGGTTGAGCTATTAAAGGAATTGCTGCACTCCTCAGACCAGGCGATTGTAGACAATGCACGACTTGGATTGACTTTGCTTGGGCATGTGGCACCGCTCCCTAGTCCGGGTATTAGAATTCTCAGTATAGATGGTGGCGGCATCCGTGGTCTTATTGTCATGGAGCTGCTTCGAAAGATTGAAAAGTTGACCAATCGAAGGATATTTGAACTTTTCGATCTAGTTTGTGGTGTGTCAACAGGAGCAATACTTGTTTGCACGCTTG CATCTGAAAAGAATCTTACGCTCGATGATGCAATCCATCTCTATAAGAAGATGAGTCGCAAAATGTTCTACCGTCCAACGACATTGGACAAACTGACAGGAGCTTCACGCCTTGTTTCAAGCCACGCTTATTACGACATAGATTTGTATGAAACATTACTGAAGCGTCATATCGGTCATCgaagaataattgatacatgtcAACTTCCTAATGTTCCAAAG CTTTGCTTTGTTTCGACGACCATTTGTGAGGAGTACATTGATGCTCATGTATTTCGAAATTATACATTCCCTCCGAACGTACATTCGGTGTACTCGGGAAGCCACACGGCGCGCTTATGGGAAGTGGTAAGGGCCTCTTCTGCGGCGCCAGCATATTTCAGTGACTTCCAGCTCGGTGGCCAGCTGCACCAGGACGGCGGAATTTTATACAACAATCCAACTACGGTTGCTATTCACGAAGCCAAATGCTTATGGCCTGGAGAGCGAATGCAGTGTGTAGTTTCTTTTGGTACGGGTAGGCCACGAAACCCACACAGTTACTGGAAAGATGGACAAAAGATTATTAGTCCAACCATACTAGAGCGAGCGTCACTTTCCAGTTCCTGGAAAACCAAGTTTCTTCGAATTCTCGATTCTGCGACAGACACAGAAG CAACTCACACCATCCTCAGTGACCTCCTGCCTCCCGGTCATTACTTTCGTTTCAATCCATATCTAACGGAGTTTCTCTCCATGGTTGAGGTACGCCCGGAAAAACTTGCTCAACTGGAACGGGATACCATGGAGTATTACAGGAGGAATGAAGATAAATTCGAATTAGTGGCTGATTTACTTACCCGGAAGCGGAGTATTATCTCAACAACATACGACTCAATTCGAGCAGCTTTTagttaa